The following are encoded in a window of Alkalidesulfovibrio alkalitolerans DSM 16529 genomic DNA:
- a CDS encoding PilZ domain-containing protein yields the protein MSSQESQDRRAHPRLYLKAFGFEHSCTLRGDALSPHPARLVDISRGGARCRLEGSAAAYAVGQRLIIDSGLSVRNFRLQGLTCEVRWVNGPELGLCFVPELDVGISELQRMLAT from the coding sequence ATGTCGTCCCAGGAATCCCAGGATCGCCGCGCACATCCGCGGCTGTACCTCAAGGCCTTCGGTTTCGAGCATTCCTGCACCCTGCGCGGCGACGCCCTCTCGCCGCACCCGGCGCGACTCGTGGACATCAGCCGGGGCGGCGCGCGCTGCCGCCTGGAAGGCTCCGCTGCGGCCTATGCCGTGGGACAGCGGCTGATCATCGACTCCGGGCTCTCGGTCCGAAACTTCCGCCTTCAGGGGCTGACCTGCGAGGTGCGCTGGGTGAACGGCCCGGAGTTGGGCCTGTGCTTCGTGCCCGAACTCGACGTGGGCATCAGCGAACTGCAGCGCATGCTCGCCACATGA